CATCGGAGATGGCGATTTCGACAATGGTGTGTTGGTAGATAAGAATACCTATCGCACTGCCCTCCCTGCCGGCATGGTATGCAGCTATAAAGTAACTGCCGTCAACAAGGGCGGAGAAAGTTTCCCGTCCGAAATACTCTCTGCAGGACGTGCACTTAATAGTTATAAGCGATTAACGATGAGTGATAAGCAAACAAACGCTAATCACTCAGATATCGTGCTGATAGTAAACGGCTTCGACCGCATCAGTGCTCCGGCTGATTTTGTTGCACCTGCTCCCGGTGATACTTTACTTGCCGGTTTCTTAGATGATCTGGACCACGGCGTACCTTATCTGAAAGATATCAGCTACATCGGTAAGATGAAAGAATACCGCCGTTCCATTCCATGGATGGACGACGATGCTTCCGGCTTCGGAGACAGCTATGGCAATTACGAAGATAAAGTAATCGCCGGAAACACATTCGATTATCCCGCTATTCATGGAGCCGCTATTTTGAAAGCCGGATATTCTTTCATATCTTGCAGCGATGAAAGTGTGGAAAATAAAACTATGAACCTGAACGACTATAAGTATGTAGACCTGATATTGGGTAAAGAATGTCAGACCAAAATGGGACGTGGCGGTGTGAAGCCGTTAGAGTTCAAAACATTCAGCCAACCTATGCAGGAAGCTATCACCGCATATTGCGGACAAGGCGGAAACATCTTCGTCTCGGGTGCTTATGTAGGAACCGACCTTTGGGACAATCGCCTTGCCCCGGCTCAGGAGTCCGATAAGAAATTTGCAACAGAAGTCCTGAAATATAAATGGCGCGTGGGGCAGGCAGCTACAGAGGGTAAGGTGAAATGTGTAGCTTCACCGTTCCCCGCCCTTTCAGGCAACTATACATACCATAATGAACTGAATGCAGACAGCTATGTAGTAGAATCACCGGATGCCATCGAACCAGCAACCAAAGATGCATACACCGTTATGCGCTATTCGGAAAACAACCTGAGTGCCGGAGTAGCTTACAAAGGCGACTACAAGACTTGCATACTGGCTTTCCCGTTCGAAGCATTACGCACCGCCTCTGAAAGAGAAATGTTAATGGATGCCATCCTGACATTCTTCAGTGAAAAAACAGATTCATTCAAACAATAATATACTAAAACCAATCATCATCTATGAAGCGAAGACTTTTAATAATGTTCCTGCTGGGGTGCCTGCTACCGTTCGCGGTACAGGCACAACATGGTACATTCCGTTTTGCGCAAATAACGGACATCCATTTCAGCCCCAACAATCCCAACCCGACGGAAGACTTGCTACGTTCCGTCGCGCAAATAAATGCGACAGACAGTATTGACTTTGTTTTGGTTACGGGCGATATCACTGAAGAAGGCGACCGTGCCACTATGCTGAAAGTCAAAGAGACATTGGATTTACTGAAAGCAAAGTATTACGTGGTCCTCGGTAACCATGAAACCAAATGGAGCGACTCCGGTTGTACTGCCTTCGGTGAGATATTCGGCGGCGAACGCTTTGAATTCGAGCATAAAGGCATCCTGTTTCTGGGTTTCAACTCCGGCCCGTTGATGCGTATGGCTTACGGACATGTCGTTCCGCAGGACATCCGTTGGATGACGGAAGAAATGGATAAGTTTGGAAAAGACAAACCGGTTATACTCGTCACACACTATCCGTTACTGGACGGAGATGTGGATAACTGGTATGAAGTAACAGATGCAGTACGCCCCTATAACATTCGTCTGTTCATCGGCGGGCACTATCACCGTAACCGGGATTTGCGTTATGATGGCATTCCGGGTATTTTGATGCGCAGCAACCTGCGTGATAAAGATGGAAAACCGGGATATGGTATCTATGATATAACGAAAGATTCGATCCTCGTCTACACTCAACGCATCGGCGAATCGAAAAAACAATGGGCTGCTTTCTCGCTGGCTCAGCCCTATTATGATCGTAATGGAAAAGCAGAGAAATACCCCGATTTTTCAGTCAACACAGCATACCCGAATGTGAAAGAACAGTGGATAGTACAAACCGGTGCAGGCATCTATTGTTCACCTGCAGTAGAAAAAGAAAAAGTGTTCGTCGGAGACGATATGGGTTATCTGACTTGCTATGCCTTGAAGAATGGAAAGAAACTATGGAACTTCCAATCCGGCAAACGCATTGTAGGCACTCCGGCTGCGGCAGACGGTGTAGTCGTATTCGGTTCTGCCGACCGTAACATCTACGGTCTGAACAGCAAAGACGGAAAACTGCTGTGGACTGTAAAAGCAAAAAGCCCGGTACTGGGTGCGGTAACCATTGAAAATGGAATTGCCTACATTGGTGCCAGCGATTCTACTTTCCGTGCAATTGATATCCATACAGGTAAAGTAATCTGGGTATATACCGGTGTGAAAGGATACATTGAAACCAAACCACTGGTAACAGCCGACAAAGTGATCTTCGGTGCCTGGGACAATACCCTCTATGCATTGAATAAGGCAGACGGCAAGGAATTATGGAAGTGGACAGGCGGTTTAACGCGCATGCACTTCTCACCCGCAGCCGTATGGCCGGTAGCTGCAGAAGGCAAAGTATTTATCACCGACCCGCAACGTGCCATGACGGCTATCAATATAGAAAATGGAGAAACAGTATGGCGCACTTTCCAGTCTATGGTACGTGAAACGATTGGTTTATCGGAAGACGGAACGCGCGTATTCAGCAAGACTATGAACGACAGTATTGTCTGCTATGCCACACAAGGAGATCAACCCCGTGAATTATGGGCAAGTAACGTCGGCTTCGGATACGAACATGCACCCTCTATGCAAGTGGAAAAGGGAGGTGTAATGTTCGGCAGTACCAAGGAAGGATTGATCTTTGCTTTGGAAGCCCAGACAGGTAAAGTCTTGTGGAAACATAAGATAGGTAACTCACTGATCAATACCGTAGTGCCGCTGAACGGGCAACAGGTATTGTTCACCGCCACCAGTGGCGAAGTAGGACTGCTACGAGTTAAAAATTAAAGAATTAATAATTAAAAGCAATATAGGACATTATGAATAAAATCAATTGCTTCGTTCCTTTCTCAGGAGCTGCACAAGCGGAAAAGACAGTAAAAGGCCTGCAAGAAACCGGCTTAGTGAATAATATTTATCTGCTCGCCCTACCGGACGTTACAGAAAACCTACCCGGATGCAGTACCCTGCACATGCAATCCATCCAGTCCAGCACTGCTATGAGGTACATCGCCGGACATAGCGATGCAGAATATACGCTGATCTATACAAAATATACAACGCTTGAACTGGGGTTATTCGCCCTGGAGCGTATGATACACATTGCTGAAGACAGTGGTGCAGGCATGGTATACGCTGACCGTTACCAAGTAAAGGAAGGCAAGCAAACCAATGCCCCGGTGATAGATTATCAATTCGGCTCATTGCGCGATGATTTCGACTTCGGTTCCGTACTGTTATTCCGTACGAATGCATTCAAGGAAGCCGCTGCCCGCATGAATGAAGACGAATATAAATTTGCCGGACTTTACGACCTTCGTCTGAAAGTAAGCCAGAAAGCAAGTCTGGTACACATCAACGAGTACCTGTACAGCGAAATCGAAGACGATACCCGCAAAAGCGGTGAGA
This window of the Bacteroides intestinalis DSM 17393 genome carries:
- a CDS encoding outer membrane protein assembly factor BamB family protein, yielding MKRRLLIMFLLGCLLPFAVQAQHGTFRFAQITDIHFSPNNPNPTEDLLRSVAQINATDSIDFVLVTGDITEEGDRATMLKVKETLDLLKAKYYVVLGNHETKWSDSGCTAFGEIFGGERFEFEHKGILFLGFNSGPLMRMAYGHVVPQDIRWMTEEMDKFGKDKPVILVTHYPLLDGDVDNWYEVTDAVRPYNIRLFIGGHYHRNRDLRYDGIPGILMRSNLRDKDGKPGYGIYDITKDSILVYTQRIGESKKQWAAFSLAQPYYDRNGKAEKYPDFSVNTAYPNVKEQWIVQTGAGIYCSPAVEKEKVFVGDDMGYLTCYALKNGKKLWNFQSGKRIVGTPAAADGVVVFGSADRNIYGLNSKDGKLLWTVKAKSPVLGAVTIENGIAYIGASDSTFRAIDIHTGKVIWVYTGVKGYIETKPLVTADKVIFGAWDNTLYALNKADGKELWKWTGGLTRMHFSPAAVWPVAAEGKVFITDPQRAMTAINIENGETVWRTFQSMVRETIGLSEDGTRVFSKTMNDSIVCYATQGDQPRELWASNVGFGYEHAPSMQVEKGGVMFGSTKEGLIFALEAQTGKVLWKHKIGNSLINTVVPLNGQQVLFTATSGEVGLLRVKN